The nucleotide sequence TCAAGGATTTGATAattcataaagaaaaacattttttttcatagatgAGAGGTTAAAAAGATGGAGGTGGGATACAGATGACCTGACCGCACTGATGATTGTGGTCTTGGATGACCTAGTTAcccaaaaaggattttttgcACCCTGTTTTTAAGTGTTTACTAGAGcagattgtgtgtttttgttgtagcTCGACCTGTGCTGCTGCTTTGTCACCCTGAGACACCAGGTTTCCATGGAGGCAGTTTCGTCCCTAAGCCTTAAACGACGATACGAAGAGGTGGACAACATCTCTCCGTGCTCCACACCTAAAGACTCAGACGATGACATCTCCAGCAGCGAAAGCGCTGATAGCTGCGACAGCCTCAACGCCCCCTCCAGCACCACCTTCACCCGTGAGGACCGCAAAAGCCATAGCACAACTTCTTTTCACAACTTTGCCATTACTCACCCGCTTCCCCGCTATGTTTTTCTGCCGTCCTCAGCCACCTCCATCCTGAGGCAGAAGAAGCCGTCGCTCGGAGGGAAGCGGGTCCGCTTCGATTTGGTCACCGTTTATTACTTTCCCCGACGTCAGGGCTTCACCAGCGTGCCCAGTCAAGGCGGGAGTTCTCTGGGCATGGCCCGACACCACTGCTCCATCAGGCACTACACCCTGGGCGAGTTTGCACGGGAGCAGGAAAGCAGCCACCGGCACACTTTGAGGCAGCACATGCGCCAGGAGAAGCTCAACGCCCGCAAGATGAAGGTACAGCTTTTTTCCTTCTACAGGATGCAGTACTCACCACGggcaaatggtaaatggcgtatacttgtacagcgctttttctacctacaaggacaaagcgcttttacagtcacagacccattcacccagtcacaaacacattcactcacacattcacacactggtgcctGCTgcactgccaaacacaggcgcccgcctaccaccagaggcaaggtggggttcagtgtcttgcccaaggacacttcgactcatgggcgggaatcgaacctgcaatcttacgatcatgggtcgactgccctaccgctgcaccacggccgcagGATTGGATGCAATTTCAATGGGATTTTGCATCTGTCTGCAGGTTCACAGCTTTGACAAATCTGAATCGACCCTTTTTGGTATattctacaagctttttctaccCACGACTCATTTCTTACTTTTAATGTATGCAAAGTCACATTAGATTCATGAGGTGAATGTCGGAACCTTCCAGAAATTCAACCCACACATAAAGCAAATAACAGACCCCCATCAATCATGATATAGCTCGTCCCATTTATCAGGTGGCCTCTAGAAGGGGTCAGACATAAAAGCTGGGAGCTACTAGACCGAGTGCTCTCCCATGTTTTGATTACTTTAGAAAGCTTTGAAGGTTTATAAATGTTAattgtttcaattatatttttaatcgTCATTTTGAAACGCACGGTTGCCTTAACGAAAGCTCCCGTCGCCCACAGCTGACGAGAAACGGAACAGTAGAGTGCGCTCAGGCTGATCTTCTAACTCTGGACGATGTGTCAGACGAGGACCTCGATGTGGAAGCTGTGGAGGTGGACGACTGCTTTTTCCTGCAGCCGTTGCCCACAAAGCGGCGCCGGGCTCTGCTGCGGGCCTCCGGGATCGCCCGCATTGACGCGCGGGAGAAGGCCGAGCTCAGAGCCATCCGCCTCTCCAGGGAGGAGTGCGGCTGCGACTGCCGTTTGTACTGTGACCCCCGGCACTGCGGCTGCAGCCAGGCGGGGATCAAGTGCCAGGTAGGACCAGACAATTGGGtacaaaatgcaaaaactaaatgaaattcTCACTTCAGTCATCTCCTGATCTATTGTacaagcgtttccagtggtcttttaatcatgaatatcccattttttgccaaaataaaaaaaaaactgtgttgatttctaaaagatagtttctgcagagcggcagaagttcattagaaattcggtTCTGAGTTGTGGGTCAGACTTTGTCACCCATCGGCTTACATACTCTCTCCCGCTAACTTAAAGACCCTCACAACCCCGACCTAATGTTAttgctgcaacaaaaattgcaagaaatgttggagccatccagctctACAGTTTTttaccagattccagctcagacgaggaaaacaaagacgtacatggatgtatttgtctgcaagtggatgcataagaatggagcggagcaggaagtttgtggcccacccaaCGAATTCTATATCTAACAAATACGATCGTTTTCATTCAGCATTTTTCGGCTGCTTTTcgttcacaacaatttgaataaagaaatactctgaaatgcaattttaggctgaattttctttatacatgtcctccatcatcagaaaaatgtcacaagaatatgttaaaaacatcattttcattggagtgggactcaAATATCCAATTCAGAAATGGATCAAATCAAAGATGACTTCAGTTTCAGTCACTGAACTCTTTGGGTCCATGTGTCACGATGCacgggtggctcgagagccggtaggacccagatgcagaggcggaggcacgagGATCAGGGACTAGTGGTTTTAATacgcaaaaataaacaaaaggcgctgcagagcaggttcacagaacaaaaacaaaaacttacttggcgtggcatgaaacatggacgaggcaagaaacaggaacatggacTAGACAGGCCAGGatgacatgaacaccataacagagctaatggaccagcacaggaggaaggcagagacaagacttaaatacagacagggcagacaagacacaggtgaaaacgatcaggacagatggggaccaaaggaaggaaaactcaagaaacaagacaagacaggaaacctttcaaaataaaacaggaaacagaaacaaaacaagacagaacaagaactaaaacgaaaaacaagacacaacaaactcaaaccatgacaccaTGAAAGGAGtgaatcatgtttgcagaagtttATGTTCTCACGTTTGTGTGCAAGTTGACGGTGAATCATTCAGAAGTTGTTTATGattaaagaaaatgagaaaatgtcCATCTAACTTTGttatagtattttttattctactTCATTTGTAATAACATTTGGTTAAAGTGAATTCAACTTGATGACATTAAATGACAGTAAATTACACAGCATGCTGACATgaaccatgtttgttttgttacaaTCACTGACTATACTGGTCTGAGtgccccccaccctcaccccccaaaaaaatacaaagccaAAACAAAATCCCAGTTATTACTCActtattctatttgtcagaataacctttTTGTCTTGATAATCCTACATTTTTATCAATAATATTTTTGTGCAAGTTCTTCAAcctataaactgaccaatcagatgccttagtAAAAGTAGATTCCGTGTCGAACATTCCAAACatttaattgacagattctcctaagGCCACTaagtggtgggggtgtggccttccaacaagctcaagaggggttgccatagaaatgctgactcagaccaatcacagcttatGAACCATTTCTGGTTCTAACTTTGCGACGTCTGTACTAAATGGAATTCTATGGGAGCCAGAATTAGCCATTTACTATGGGTGATGTAacattcactcagtccagttctcatgtacagtcagtgGTTATAAACCCCAAACATCTGAtaggaacttttttttgctcAGATGTATGTCAGATCATTTTTTAGTTGGGGCTAGCATTTGGGGCATCGGATGTCTTGGAGGGTATCGACCTTTGTTGCGATAAACAAAAGGAGTGAAACTTAAATGACCTCTTGCTTTTTACCGCCCAGGTGGATCGGATGTCATTCCCGTGCGGATGCTCGAGGGACGGCTGCGGGAACATGGCGGGCCGCGTCGAATTCAACCCCCTGCGCGTCAGAACTCACTACCTGCACACCATCATGAAGCTGGATTTGGAGAAACGGCGGTTGCTCATAAGCGAGGCCGGGGAGCAGTATGCCGAGTCAGACCccacctcctccccctcctccactTGCCCCACGTCCCCGACTCTGTCCACCAGCACTGGGCTAGACTCAGAGCTGGAGGAAAGCGAAGTGCAGGCGGTGGAGGAGGTCCACGATTTCATGGCGGCGCAGGATATACTGGAGCGAGAGAACGAGACGGCCGTGCTGCACCTGCAGAGTGCTGTGGAGCAGGAGAGGAGGGAGAGGGAGGAGGCAGAAGGGCAGGCAGTGCAGCGGGAGCTGAGTGCTCCCGCGCAGCAGCGCCTGTGCCTCCTCCCCAGTGCATTAAGGGAGGAGCTAACCAAGCAGGGAGATGTGCCAGGTGTAGATCAGGTCCTCCTGCAGGG is from Oryzias latipes chromosome 7, ASM223467v1 and encodes:
- the csrnp2 gene encoding cysteine/serine-rich nuclear protein 2 isoform X2, which translates into the protein MRSWYWEEKRPPESAGSRVAPRFCSRITRKLENDTSTVQYQVSMEAVSSLSLKRRYEEVDNISPCSTPKDSDDDISSSESADSCDSLNAPSSTTFTPTSILRQKKPSLGGKRVRFDLVTVYYFPRRQGFTSVPSQGGSSLGMARHHCSIRHYTLGEFAREQESSHRHTLRQHMRQEKLNARKMKLTRNGTVECAQADLLTLDDVSDEDLDVEAVEVDDCFFLQPLPTKRRRALLRASGIARIDAREKAELRAIRLSREECGCDCRLYCDPRHCGCSQAGIKCQVDRMSFPCGCSRDGCGNMAGRVEFNPLRVRTHYLHTIMKLDLEKRRLLISEAGEQYAESDPTSSPSSTCPTSPTLSTSTGLDSELEESEVQAVEEVHDFMAAQDILERENETAVLHLQSAVEQERREREEAEGQAVQRELSAPAQQRLCLLPSALREELTKQGDVPGVDQVLLQGPFPTGATVLCISDNQEESPSDLLKDSTPLLYYQLSPIEPGAFETLPKPEEEEQEAVFAERKLEEEFKGEGISSSRGEESLTSVVFHSEERAAARTPEQNVQKELQEPCSEREADPLPPEV
- the csrnp2 gene encoding cysteine/serine-rich nuclear protein 2 isoform X3, whose product is MEAVSSLSLKRRYEEVDNISPCSTPKDSDDDISSSESADSCDSLNAPSSTTFTPTSILRQKKPSLGGKRVRFDLVTVYYFPRRQGFTSVPSQGGSSLGMARHHCSIRHYTLGEFAREQESSHRHTLRQHMRQEKLNARKMKLTRNGTVECAQADLLTLDDVSDEDLDVEAVEVDDCFFLQPLPTKRRRALLRASGIARIDAREKAELRAIRLSREECGCDCRLYCDPRHCGCSQAGIKCQVDRMSFPCGCSRDGCGNMAGRVEFNPLRVRTHYLHTIMKLDLEKRRLLISEAGEQYAESDPTSSPSSTCPTSPTLSTSTGLDSELEESEVQAVEEVHDFMAAQDILERENETAVLHLQSAVEQERREREEAEGQAVQRELSAPAQQRLCLLPSALREELTKQGDVPGVDQVLLQGPFPTGATVLCISDNQEESPSDLLKDSTPLLYYQLSPIEPGAFETLPKPEEEEQEAVFAERKLEEEFKGEGISSSRGEESLTSVVFHSEERAAARTPEQNVQKELQEPCSEREADPLPPEV
- the csrnp2 gene encoding cysteine/serine-rich nuclear protein 2 isoform X1, yielding MRSWYWEEKRPPESAGSRVAPRFCSRITRKLENDTSTVQYQLDLCCCFVTLRHQVSMEAVSSLSLKRRYEEVDNISPCSTPKDSDDDISSSESADSCDSLNAPSSTTFTPTSILRQKKPSLGGKRVRFDLVTVYYFPRRQGFTSVPSQGGSSLGMARHHCSIRHYTLGEFAREQESSHRHTLRQHMRQEKLNARKMKLTRNGTVECAQADLLTLDDVSDEDLDVEAVEVDDCFFLQPLPTKRRRALLRASGIARIDAREKAELRAIRLSREECGCDCRLYCDPRHCGCSQAGIKCQVDRMSFPCGCSRDGCGNMAGRVEFNPLRVRTHYLHTIMKLDLEKRRLLISEAGEQYAESDPTSSPSSTCPTSPTLSTSTGLDSELEESEVQAVEEVHDFMAAQDILERENETAVLHLQSAVEQERREREEAEGQAVQRELSAPAQQRLCLLPSALREELTKQGDVPGVDQVLLQGPFPTGATVLCISDNQEESPSDLLKDSTPLLYYQLSPIEPGAFETLPKPEEEEQEAVFAERKLEEEFKGEGISSSRGEESLTSVVFHSEERAAARTPEQNVQKELQEPCSEREADPLPPEV